The following are encoded in a window of Castanea sativa cultivar Marrone di Chiusa Pesio chromosome 5, ASM4071231v1 genomic DNA:
- the LOC142634519 gene encoding fructan 6-exohydrolase-like isoform X2, with the protein MDVSGYADPNGPMVYRGIYHLMYQYNPKGAVWGNIVWAHSTSTDLVNWTPHDPAIYPSQPSDINGCWSGSTTIMPWGTPVILYTGINPQNQQVQNLAKPKNLSDPYLIEWVKLPNNPLMAPSSLNQINASSFRDPTTAWLGPDGTWRVLIGSKTDRRGLAILYRSKDFITWIKSQQPLHSAKDTGMWECPDFFPVLINSKLGVDFSTLGPDVKHVLKVSLDDTKYEYYTIGTYNPDKDIYVPDHGSVESDLGLRYDYGKFYASKTFFDSLKNRRILWGWLNESSIPADDIKKGWAGVQAIPRTIWLDKSGKQLVQWPIAEIEKLRGQQVHLPQQVLKGGLSLEVSGVTAAQADAAISFKVSDLGKAEVLDPSWTNPQVLCSKKSASVKGSLGPFGLLVLASKGLQEYTAVFYRIFKGQNKYVVLMCSDQSRSSLNNNNDKTNYGAFLDVDPVHEELSLRSLIDHSIVESFGGGGKAVIAARVYPTLAIDGKANLHVFNNGTENVKITSMSAWSMKKAQIS; encoded by the exons ATGGATGTCTCTGGATATGCAGATCCTAATG GACCAATGGTTTATAGGGGAATTTACCACTTGATGTACCAATACAACCCCAAAGGTGCGGTTTGGGGCAACATTGTCTGGGCTCACTCTACATCAACGGATTTAGTGAACTGGACCCCTCATGATCCAGCCATCTACCCATCTCAGCCGTCTGATATCAATGGTTGCTGGTCAGGTTCCACCACAATCATGCCCTGGGGCACACCAGTCATTCTCTACACAGGGATCAACCCCCAGAACCAACAAGTGCAAAATTTGGCCAAGCCCAAAAATCTCTCTGACCCATACCTTATTGAATGGGTTAAATTACCAAATAATCCATTAATGGCACCTTCTTCATTGAACCAAATTAATGCAAGCTCATTTAGGGACCCAACCACTGCTTGGTTAGGCCCTGATGGGACTTGGAGAGTGTTGATTGGAAGCAAAACGGACCGTAGGGGATTAGCTATTCTATATAGGAGCAAAGATTTCATTACTTGGATTAAATCCCAACAACCACTTCATTCAGCTAAGGACACTGGAATGTGGGAGTGTCCTGATTTTTTCCCAGTTTTGATTAATTCCAAACTTGGTGTTGACTTTTCAACTCTTGGTCCTGATGTTAAACATGTGCTCAAGGTGAGCTTGGATGATACCAAATATGAATACTACACCATTGGAACTTATAACCCTGACAAGGATATCTATGTTCCGGATCATGGATCCGTGGAAAGTGATTTGGGCTTGAGGTATGATTATGGGAAGTTTTATGCTTCAAAAACTTTCtttgatagtttaaaaaatagaagaatctTGTGGGGTTGGCTAAACGAGTCTTCTATTCCCGCGGATGATATAAAGAAGGGATGGGCTGGAGTTCAG GCAATTCCAAGGACTATTTGGCTAGATAAATCCGGAAAACAATTAGTGCAATGGCCCATAGCAGAAATTGAAAAGCTGCGTGGCCAACAAGTGCACTTGCCTCAGCAAGTGCTTAAGGGAGGATTATCACTTGAAGTTTCTGGTGTCACAGCAgcacag GCAGACGCTGCGATTTCATTCAAAGTAAGTGACTTGGGGAAGGCTGAAGTGCTGGACCCAAGTTGGACCAATCCACAAGTACTTTGCAGCAAAAAGAGTGCATCAGTTAAAGGGAGTCTTGGACCATTCGGGCTGCTTGTTTTGGCTTCAAAGGGCTTGCAAGAATACACAGCAGTGTTCTATAGAATATTCAAAGGTCAAAACAAATATGTGGTGCTTATGTGCAGTGACCAAAGCAG GTCCTCcttgaataataataatgataaaaccAATTATGGCGCTTTTCTGGATGTGGACCCCGTTCATGAGGAACTGTCACTTAGAAGCTTG ATTGATCATTCGATTGTGGAGAGCTTCGGTGGAGGAGGAAAGGCTGTTATCGCAGCTAGAGTTTACCCTACATTGGCAATTGATGGAAAAGCCAACTTGCACGTCTTCAATAATGGAACTGAGAATGTCAAAATCACAAGCATGAGTGCTTGGAGCATGAAGAAAGCTCAAATCAGTTAA
- the LOC142634519 gene encoding beta-fructofuranosidase, insoluble isoenzyme CWINV1-like isoform X1, which translates to MAISSACFFFFLCSLFLSHGVLELEASHHVDQNLQVSSTTPSKYQPYRTSYHFQPPKNWINGPMVYRGIYHLMYQYNPKGAVWGNIVWAHSTSTDLVNWTPHDPAIYPSQPSDINGCWSGSTTIMPWGTPVILYTGINPQNQQVQNLAKPKNLSDPYLIEWVKLPNNPLMAPSSLNQINASSFRDPTTAWLGPDGTWRVLIGSKTDRRGLAILYRSKDFITWIKSQQPLHSAKDTGMWECPDFFPVLINSKLGVDFSTLGPDVKHVLKVSLDDTKYEYYTIGTYNPDKDIYVPDHGSVESDLGLRYDYGKFYASKTFFDSLKNRRILWGWLNESSIPADDIKKGWAGVQAIPRTIWLDKSGKQLVQWPIAEIEKLRGQQVHLPQQVLKGGLSLEVSGVTAAQADAAISFKVSDLGKAEVLDPSWTNPQVLCSKKSASVKGSLGPFGLLVLASKGLQEYTAVFYRIFKGQNKYVVLMCSDQSRSSLNNNNDKTNYGAFLDVDPVHEELSLRSLIDHSIVESFGGGGKAVIAARVYPTLAIDGKANLHVFNNGTENVKITSMSAWSMKKAQIS; encoded by the exons ATGGCCATCTCTTCtgcttgcttttttttcttcttatgttCTCTCTTTCTAAGCCATGGTGTTCTTGAGCTTGAAGCTTCCCACCATGTTGATCAAAACCTTCAAGTTTCATCAACTACTCCTTCTAAATATCAACCATATAGAACTTCTTATCACTTCCAACCCCCCAAAAATTGGATCAATG GACCAATGGTTTATAGGGGAATTTACCACTTGATGTACCAATACAACCCCAAAGGTGCGGTTTGGGGCAACATTGTCTGGGCTCACTCTACATCAACGGATTTAGTGAACTGGACCCCTCATGATCCAGCCATCTACCCATCTCAGCCGTCTGATATCAATGGTTGCTGGTCAGGTTCCACCACAATCATGCCCTGGGGCACACCAGTCATTCTCTACACAGGGATCAACCCCCAGAACCAACAAGTGCAAAATTTGGCCAAGCCCAAAAATCTCTCTGACCCATACCTTATTGAATGGGTTAAATTACCAAATAATCCATTAATGGCACCTTCTTCATTGAACCAAATTAATGCAAGCTCATTTAGGGACCCAACCACTGCTTGGTTAGGCCCTGATGGGACTTGGAGAGTGTTGATTGGAAGCAAAACGGACCGTAGGGGATTAGCTATTCTATATAGGAGCAAAGATTTCATTACTTGGATTAAATCCCAACAACCACTTCATTCAGCTAAGGACACTGGAATGTGGGAGTGTCCTGATTTTTTCCCAGTTTTGATTAATTCCAAACTTGGTGTTGACTTTTCAACTCTTGGTCCTGATGTTAAACATGTGCTCAAGGTGAGCTTGGATGATACCAAATATGAATACTACACCATTGGAACTTATAACCCTGACAAGGATATCTATGTTCCGGATCATGGATCCGTGGAAAGTGATTTGGGCTTGAGGTATGATTATGGGAAGTTTTATGCTTCAAAAACTTTCtttgatagtttaaaaaatagaagaatctTGTGGGGTTGGCTAAACGAGTCTTCTATTCCCGCGGATGATATAAAGAAGGGATGGGCTGGAGTTCAG GCAATTCCAAGGACTATTTGGCTAGATAAATCCGGAAAACAATTAGTGCAATGGCCCATAGCAGAAATTGAAAAGCTGCGTGGCCAACAAGTGCACTTGCCTCAGCAAGTGCTTAAGGGAGGATTATCACTTGAAGTTTCTGGTGTCACAGCAgcacag GCAGACGCTGCGATTTCATTCAAAGTAAGTGACTTGGGGAAGGCTGAAGTGCTGGACCCAAGTTGGACCAATCCACAAGTACTTTGCAGCAAAAAGAGTGCATCAGTTAAAGGGAGTCTTGGACCATTCGGGCTGCTTGTTTTGGCTTCAAAGGGCTTGCAAGAATACACAGCAGTGTTCTATAGAATATTCAAAGGTCAAAACAAATATGTGGTGCTTATGTGCAGTGACCAAAGCAG GTCCTCcttgaataataataatgataaaaccAATTATGGCGCTTTTCTGGATGTGGACCCCGTTCATGAGGAACTGTCACTTAGAAGCTTG ATTGATCATTCGATTGTGGAGAGCTTCGGTGGAGGAGGAAAGGCTGTTATCGCAGCTAGAGTTTACCCTACATTGGCAATTGATGGAAAAGCCAACTTGCACGTCTTCAATAATGGAACTGAGAATGTCAAAATCACAAGCATGAGTGCTTGGAGCATGAAGAAAGCTCAAATCAGTTAA